A region of the Synechococcus sp. PCC 7502 genome:
AGGAAGGGGAGTTTTCACAATGGAATTTAGCCATTATGAAGAAGTCCCTCGCAACGTAGCTGAAGCTATCATTGCAAAAAGTAAAAGTAAAGATTGAAGGAATTAACAGGACAAGGAATATAAGTTAAATGGCACGCGCAAAGTTTGAAAGAAATAAACCCCACGTTAACATCGGTACCATTGGTCACGTTGATCATGGTAAAACAACCCTAACTGCTGCAATTACGATGACTTTGGCAGCAATCGGTCAGGCAGATGCTAAAAAGTATGCCGATATTGATGCTGCTCCTGAAGAAAAAGCTCGTGGTATTACGATCAATACTGCTCACGTTGAATATCAAACTGAGGAGCGTCATTATGCTCACGTTGACTGTCCAGGGCATGCTGACTATGTTAAAAATATGATTACTGGTGCGGCTCAAATGGATGGTGCTATCCTTTTAGTCTCAGCAGCAGACGGTCCTGAACCTCAAACTCGCGAACACATTCTTCTAGCTCGCCAAGTTGGAGTACCTAACTTAGTTGTCTTTTTGAATAAAGAAGATCAAATGGAAGGTGAAGAAGAACTAGTCGAACTAGTTGAACTTGAAGTTCGGGAATTGCTATCTTCCTATGATTTTGATGGAGATAATATTCCAATTATCAAAGGTTCCGCACTCAAGGCTGTTGAGGCTTTGACTGCTAACCCCAAGATTCAAAAAGGTCAAGACCCTTGGGTTGATAAGATTCACGCCCTAATGGCTGCTGTTGATGCTTATATTCCTACCCCTGAACGGGCTGTCGATAAACCCTTCTTGATGGCGGTGGAAGATGTATTTACAATTACTGGTCGTGGTACTGTTGCTACTGGCAGAATTGAAAGAGGAAAAGTCAAGATTAACGAAACCGTTGAATTAATTGGTCTTCGTGAAACTCGAACTACTGCAGTAACTGGGATCGAAATGTTCAAGAAAAGTCTTGAAGAAGGTTTGGCTGGTGATAATGCTGGCTTACTATTGCGCGGTATGAAAAAAGAGGATATTGAAAGAGGCATGGTAATTGCTAAGCCTGGCTCAATTACTCCTCATACTGAATTTGAAGCTCAAGTTTATATTCTTCAGGAAAAAGAAGGTGGGCGTAAAACTCCTTTCTTCCCTGGTTATCGTCCTCAATTTTATGTACGTACTACTGACGTAACTGGTACTATCAAAGCATTTACAGCCGATGATGGAGCAGATGCAGAAATGGTAATGCCCGGAGACCGCATTAAAATGACAGTTGAGCTTATCAACCCTATTGCGATCGAAAATGAAATGCGTTTTGCAATTAGAGAAGGTGGAAGAACTGTTGGTTCAGGTGTAGTTACCAAGATCATTAAGTAGTCAAATTATCTGAGTTAATCCTATTAATTTATTGGTGCTGTGGGGACTTTACCTTACGGCACTATTTATTTTTTAGTTTATTTTTTGACAGATGTATTTTGACAAGCTTATTTTGAGAAATATATGCTTAGCCTTATTGCTAATAATCTATCTGATACTCAGACGATCGCTAGAATCATTGCAAATTTATTAGAAGCAGGTTCTGTTTTATTATTACAGGGTAATCTGGGTAGCGGCAAAACTACATTTATCAAGGAACTAGCTGCATCTTTAGGGGTAAAAGCATTGGTCACAAGTCCAACTTTTACAATTATTGATGAGTACGATTGTGGTAGATTGCCTCTGTATCACATGGATTTATATAGACTCAGTAACCAAGAGGTGAATGAACTACATTTACAAGAGTATTGGCGGGGAATTGATTTTCCTTTGGGGATCGTAGCGATCGAGTGGGCGGAAAGATTAGAACTATTACCTGAAACATATTTAAGTTTAAACTTCTCTCTTCTTGAGGGTAGCGATCGCCGTAGGATCGTTATTTCCGCTAAAGGTGAGCAGTACCTCAAGATCATTTCATGTCAACGCTTATTGGATTTTAATGTTTGAAATTATCATGTCACAACCACTGATTCAATGGTATCCGGGGCATATTGCAAAAGCAGAAAAAGCCTTATCTGAGCAATTAAAACGTGTAGACGTGGTAATCGAGGTGAGAGATGCACGGATTCCCATTGCCAGCACTCACCCCAAAATTGCTACTTGGACTGAAGGGCGTAGTCATCTTTTAGTCATGAATCGCCTTGATATGATTTCTGGATTACATCAAAAGCAGTTGCAAAGATGGTTTAACCAACAAGAGCAGGAGGTATTTTTTACCAATGCCAAGGATGGAGACGGCATTAAGCAATTATTGAAGGCGGCACAGGTGGCGGGGATTAGGGTTAATGAGCGCAGGCACAGTCGAGGGATGTTACCCCGACCTGTAAGAGCGGCGGTAATTGGATTTCCCAATGTTGGTAAGTCGGCATTGATTAATCGGCTGCTAAATCGGAGGGTAGCAGAAAGTTCTAACCGCCCCGGAGTTACTCGGCAATTACGCTGGATCAGGATTTCCGATGCCATTGAACTTTTAGATACGCCGGGTAATTTACCATCTCTATTGGGAGATCAAGATGCGGCAGTGAAATTGGCAATTTGTGATGATATTGGACAGGCTGCCTATGACAATGTTTTGATTGCGGCGGCGGCGGTGGATAAATTTAAGGAAATTGGCGTGCCTTTACATATCAAGTATGGAATCTCGGCAAAGGAACTTAGCGGGATGGAATATATTGAAGCTGTAGCTAAGAGCGATCGCTATAATGGTGATTTTAAAAGAGTTGCCGATTTAATTTTGCATGATTTTAGAAAAGGTAGGCTTGGTGCAATTGCCCTTGAGTATCCATTTACAGAAATATAAATATCAGACTAGAAGTCATACTCTACATAAGTGCATAAATTTAGTTGTTTGAGGGATTAGTTGAAAAATTACTTGATAAATTACCTAAGGTGTTGACAGCTACAAAATAAACTTAAAAGTTTTGCTAACTTCAAGGTAGGTAAATCATAGTAACTTTTATTAACAGTAATTAACCCAAATTTTATAAGCAGGAGCCGACCAGTTTGATCCCTCTTAGCCTTCTCATTATTGCTAATAATACTAATCTTAGTTCCTTACTAAGTTGGCACTTACAACAGGTTGGTTATTCTGTATATCAAAGTTTAAATTTAGGGCAGGCAAGGTCACTTTTACCTCAGTATCAGCCCAGCATCACGATCCTAGATTTAGATATATCTGATGAAAGCCTAGAGTTCTGTTATTGGTTGGCTAAACAAAAACGTACCATCATATTTCTAATCTCGAGCCGTAGTTCCGAAATGCAAATAGTTGCCGGGTTAAAAGCGGGAGCAGATGACTTTTTAGCTAAACCCTTTGGGATTCAAGAGTTTCTAGCACGGGTGGAAGTTCTTTCTCGCCGCATTAAAGTTGCAAGTTCATCTACATATTTAGACTACGGACATTTGAAAATTGATCTAGTGCAGCGTAGAGTACGCCTTAAGGGGAGCATAATTGACTTAACACCCCAAGAGTTTGTATTGCTGTATGTGCTGGCTCAGGCAGAGGGTGAACCTATTAGTCGTAGTGAACTTTTACAAAAAGCATGGCCCGATGAAGTTAATAATCCTCGGACTGTTGATACCCATATTCTATCTTTGCGTAAGAAGGTGGAACTTGATCCCCAACAACCACGCTTAATTCAAACCGTGCGGAATGTGGGCTATCGATTTAATTTAGAGGCAATTTTAGGACGGTCACCTTCCCAGCGTGCAGCAGCTAATAATGCTTCTCCGCTATCACCTGACTTGTCTCGGCTAGGGGCAAAGTTACAGTTACGGTAGTTTTTACTCCAAGGTCACTATAAATTTGCATATCACCACCATAGAGTTTGACTAAAATTTTTGCGATCGCTAAACCTAAGCCTGTACCCTGCTGCTCATAAACTTTGCGATTAAATTGAATATAGGCAGCGATGTTATTAATCTGTGTTGGAGTCATACCTCTACCATAATCTGTAAAGGTAATAAACATAGAGTCGCGATCACAGGTGGAAATTACTTCAATGGCAGTCTCAGGATTAGAAAATTTAAGGCAATTGTCCATAATTTCTTCAATAATTTTACTGAGTCGGATTTTAGAAATTCGCACTTTAGCATCAGTAAGATGGAGATGGAGATCGGCTAATCTGCCTGCGGTTTGAGCCTTAAGCCGAGATGAATTGGCAATTACCTCTTGGGCATATGTGCTTTGATCGGTAATGATAGTTTTCTTATTGGCAAGAATTTCGAGTTCAGCATATAGTAAAAAATTTTGAATTACCCGATATAAGATTTGGGCAGACTCATAAATACCATCAGCCATTTCCTTAAGGTCTGGTTGATCCTGCAATTCCTCGGCTAAAAGCTCAGAAAATCCCATGATGCCATTTAAAGGAGTTCTGAGTTCGTGGGGTAAGGCACGGCTGATATTGGTACGAATAGTGTCAACTTCTGATTTGAGTTTTTGATCAATATATGACTTTTTCTTCAGTCTGGCTGTGACTATAGCAATTAGATCGTGAACTGCAAAGGGTTTTGTTAGGTAATCATCTGCCCCAAGATTCATGCCTTTTCTAACTTGGGTTGGATCATTGTAGGCGGTGAGAAAAATAAAGGGAATAGTAGCAGTACTATCATGTTCTTGCATGGCAGCTAAGGTAGAGTAACCATCCATAACTGGCATGGAAACATCACAAATAACTAGATCTGGCAATTCGGCTGTGGCAATTTCTATGCCCTGCTTACCATCGGCGGCACCTATGACTTCAAAGCCTTCTAAACTTAAGACTTCTATAATTTCTTCCCTTAGGCTTGATATATCTTCAATTACTAAAATCTTTGGCATGGAGCATAGAAACTTAAGTCTGGATTGGCAAATCTATCAGTAAATATTAAAACATGGTACCAAGAAGGCGTAGGAATTATATTAATTTTGGAGCTATATTATTTTTTTAGATGCCAAGCGATCGCCTGTAAACCCAACCGATAGCTATGAACCCCAAATCCGCTAATTTGTCCAATTGCCACAGGAGCAATAAAAGAATGATGGCGGAACTCTTCCCTTTGATAGACGTTACTTAAATGTACTTCTACGGTGGGAATACTTACCGCAGCGATCGCATCTCGTAATGCCACACTAGTATGGGTAAAGGCTCCAGGGTTGAACACAATTCCATCCTTACATTGCCATGCCCTATGAATTGCATCAATTAATACACCTTCGTGATTGGATTGGATAATTTCCAGATTTATTCCTAGCTCTTTTGCATCTTCGGTCAGAACTTGATTAATGGCTTCTAAGCTTAACTTACCGTAGATTTCTGGCTCTCGCCGACCGAGCATATTGAGGTTAGCACCATGTAGGAGGAGAATTTCCATGAAAGAAATAAAAGATGTTAATACTTGAGTTTATATCCTTGGTTTTAGATTTAAGAATTTGGATTTAAAATTTAAAGTAGTCTTAAAATCTTTTTAGATAAAGCAATTTGACCAGTACTAAATCCCGCTTCCTCTAAATAATTCAGAAACTCGGTATCCGCATATCTGCT
Encoded here:
- the tuf gene encoding elongation factor Tu translates to MARAKFERNKPHVNIGTIGHVDHGKTTLTAAITMTLAAIGQADAKKYADIDAAPEEKARGITINTAHVEYQTEERHYAHVDCPGHADYVKNMITGAAQMDGAILLVSAADGPEPQTREHILLARQVGVPNLVVFLNKEDQMEGEEELVELVELEVRELLSSYDFDGDNIPIIKGSALKAVEALTANPKIQKGQDPWVDKIHALMAAVDAYIPTPERAVDKPFLMAVEDVFTITGRGTVATGRIERGKVKINETVELIGLRETRTTAVTGIEMFKKSLEEGLAGDNAGLLLRGMKKEDIERGMVIAKPGSITPHTEFEAQVYILQEKEGGRKTPFFPGYRPQFYVRTTDVTGTIKAFTADDGADAEMVMPGDRIKMTVELINPIAIENEMRFAIREGGRTVGSGVVTKIIK
- the tsaE gene encoding tRNA (adenosine(37)-N6)-threonylcarbamoyltransferase complex ATPase subunit type 1 TsaE; the protein is MLSLIANNLSDTQTIARIIANLLEAGSVLLLQGNLGSGKTTFIKELAASLGVKALVTSPTFTIIDEYDCGRLPLYHMDLYRLSNQEVNELHLQEYWRGIDFPLGIVAIEWAERLELLPETYLSLNFSLLEGSDRRRIVISAKGEQYLKIISCQRLLDFNV
- the ylqF gene encoding ribosome biogenesis GTPase YlqF; translated protein: MSQPLIQWYPGHIAKAEKALSEQLKRVDVVIEVRDARIPIASTHPKIATWTEGRSHLLVMNRLDMISGLHQKQLQRWFNQQEQEVFFTNAKDGDGIKQLLKAAQVAGIRVNERRHSRGMLPRPVRAAVIGFPNVGKSALINRLLNRRVAESSNRPGVTRQLRWIRISDAIELLDTPGNLPSLLGDQDAAVKLAICDDIGQAAYDNVLIAAAAVDKFKEIGVPLHIKYGISAKELSGMEYIEAVAKSDRYNGDFKRVADLILHDFRKGRLGAIALEYPFTEI
- a CDS encoding response regulator transcription factor, whose protein sequence is MIPLSLLIIANNTNLSSLLSWHLQQVGYSVYQSLNLGQARSLLPQYQPSITILDLDISDESLEFCYWLAKQKRTIIFLISSRSSEMQIVAGLKAGADDFLAKPFGIQEFLARVEVLSRRIKVASSSTYLDYGHLKIDLVQRRVRLKGSIIDLTPQEFVLLYVLAQAEGEPISRSELLQKAWPDEVNNPRTVDTHILSLRKKVELDPQQPRLIQTVRNVGYRFNLEAILGRSPSQRAAANNASPLSPDLSRLGAKLQLR
- a CDS encoding response regulator, which translates into the protein MPKILVIEDISSLREEIIEVLSLEGFEVIGAADGKQGIEIATAELPDLVICDVSMPVMDGYSTLAAMQEHDSTATIPFIFLTAYNDPTQVRKGMNLGADDYLTKPFAVHDLIAIVTARLKKKSYIDQKLKSEVDTIRTNISRALPHELRTPLNGIMGFSELLAEELQDQPDLKEMADGIYESAQILYRVIQNFLLYAELEILANKKTIITDQSTYAQEVIANSSRLKAQTAGRLADLHLHLTDAKVRISKIRLSKIIEEIMDNCLKFSNPETAIEVISTCDRDSMFITFTDYGRGMTPTQINNIAAYIQFNRKVYEQQGTGLGLAIAKILVKLYGGDMQIYSDLGVKTTVTVTLPLAETSQVIAEKHY
- the aroQ gene encoding type II 3-dehydroquinate dehydratase, with product MEILLLHGANLNMLGRREPEIYGKLSLEAINQVLTEDAKELGINLEIIQSNHEGVLIDAIHRAWQCKDGIVFNPGAFTHTSVALRDAIAAVSIPTVEVHLSNVYQREEFRHHSFIAPVAIGQISGFGVHSYRLGLQAIAWHLKK